A portion of the Candidatus Desulfofervidus auxilii genome contains these proteins:
- a CDS encoding HIT family protein: MRECIFCKIVQGELPAIKVYEDENVLAFMDINPLNDGHTLIIPKRHVETIFEITPEELSAVIKIAQKVAHAIKKGLSPDGLVVIQLNQKAAGQVVPHLHVHLIPRWENDGLPIARWEPIPGDMNKIKNIAERIKKEL, translated from the coding sequence ATGAGAGAATGTATTTTTTGTAAAATTGTTCAGGGTGAACTCCCAGCGATAAAGGTTTATGAAGATGAGAATGTTTTAGCATTTATGGATATTAATCCACTTAATGATGGTCATACACTTATTATCCCAAAAAGACATGTAGAAACTATTTTTGAAATTACTCCAGAAGAATTAAGTGCAGTGATAAAAATAGCTCAAAAAGTTGCACATGCTATTAAAAAAGGGCTTAGTCCAGATGGTCTTGTTGTAATACAGCTTAATCAAAAAGCAGCAGGTCAAGTAGTGCCTCATCTTCATGTCCATCTTATTCCTCGTTGGGAAAATGATGGTCTTCCTATAGCTCGCTGGGAGCCAATACCTGGAGATATGAACAAAATAAAAAATATAGCCGAAAGAATTAAAAAGGAGTTATAA